Genomic segment of Sinorhizobium meliloti:
CGCCGCCGGGGCCTTCGCCCTCGGCGGCATCCTGCTTTTCGTCGGCCTCGCCGGCGCGGCACTGCTTGCCCAGTCGGCCGGCAGCGCCGACGCCGGTCCGCTTTTCGATGCCTATATCTGGCGCATCACACGCTTCACGCTGCTGCAGGCCAGCCTCTCGACTCTTCTTGCCATCCTTTTCGCCATACCCGTGGCCCGGGCACTTGCCCGCCAGGCTTCATTCCCCGGCCGTATCTGGGTGCTGCGGCTTCTGGCGCTGCCACTCGGCCTGCCGGCGATCGTCGCCGCACTCGGGCTGATCGAAATCTGGGGCCGGCAGGGGCTCTTGAACAGGGTGCTTTCGGCAGCCGGGTTGGAGCAGCCGGTCAGCATCTATGGCCTCTCCGGCATTCTCATTGCCCATGTCTTCTTCAACATGCCGCTCGCCGCACGCTTGATGCTTGCCGGTATCGAGCGAATTCCGGCCGAATACTGGCGCAGCTGCGCCAATCTCGGCATGGGTTCCTTCGCCACCTTTCGCTTCATCGAGTGGCCGGTGATCCGTGGATTGCTTCCCGGCATCGCCGGGCTCATCTTCATGCTCTGCGCCACCAGCTTCACGCTCGTGCTGACGCTTGGCGGGGGGCCGGCCGCGAGCACGCTCGAAGTGGCGATCTACCAGGCGCTGCGCTTCGATTTCGACCCGCCGCGGGCGATCGCCCTTTCGGCACTTCAGCTCGCCCTTACCGGAGCGCTGCTTCTCGCCTTGAAATTGATCGCGCCGGCGCCGCTGGAGGGAGAGACGAGCGGCAGGGCCATTCGGCGTTTCGACGGCGCGAGCGGTCTGTCGCGGCTTGCCGACCGTACCTGGCTGGTACTCGCCGTCGTCCTCATCGGCCTGCCCTTCGCGGCTATCGCCTATGGCGGATCGAAGGCCGACCTCGTCCGTCTCGTGAGCGAGCCGGCATTCCGTCGGGCGCTCGCCATGAGCGCGACGATCGCCCTTGTCTCCGCCACGATTTCGGTCGTCATCGCGGCGCTGATGATCCGTACCGAACGCCTCGCACTGGCGCGCCGGCGCCCGGGGCCGGCGGCTCGCCTCTTTGCCGGAGGGATCGGCGCAAGCACCTCCTTCATACTGCTCATGCCTCCCGTCGTGCTCGGCGCCGGATGGTTCCTGCTCCTGAGGCCGTTCGGCGACGTCGCCCGTTTCGCGCCGGCCGTCGTCATCGCCATCAATGCGCTGATGGCGCTTCCCTTCGTTCACCGGGTGCTGGCGCCGGCCATGGCGACGCATGCCGCGCGCACCGCGCGCCTTGCCGCGAGCCTCGGCATCGGGGGCTTCCACCGCCTGCTGTGGATCGACTGGCCGGGCCTGCGCAAACCTCTCTTCGTCGCCTTTTCCTTTGCCATGGCCCTCTCGCTCGGCGATCTGGGAGCCGTCGCTCTTTTCGGCTCCGAGGACATGGTAACCCTCCCTTATCTGCTCTATAGCCGGATGGGCAGCTATCGCACCGCGGATGCGGCCGGACTGGCGCTGGTTCTCGGCCTTCTCTGCCTTGTCCTGACGGTGCTCGGCACGGCGGGAGAGGAGAGGCGGCCGGAGGGTAAATACACATGAGTTCCACCGCTCTCGCCGTAAAGGACGTCGAGATAAGCTTCGAAACAACGACGCTCGCCTTCGACTGCACGGTTCCCGCGGAGCGGATCGTCGCCGTGGCCGGCGCCTCCGGCTCGGGCAAGTCGACGCTCTTCAACATCATCGCCGGCTTCGAGCAACCGGAGCGCGGGGAAGTCCGGATCTTCGGCGAGGAAATGACCGGTCGCCCGCCGGCGGAACGGCCGGTATCGATCATATTTCAGGAACATAACCTCTTCGCACATCTCGACGCCGCCACCAATGTCGGCTTCGGCATCAGCCCGGCGCTGCGACTGGATGCGGCCGACCGCATGAAAGTGGAGGACGCGCTGGCCCGTGTCGGGCTCGCCGGATTTGGCAAGCGGCTGCCGCCGACGCTTTCAGGCGGCGAACGCCAGAGGGTCGCGCTCGCGCGCGCCTTCGTGCGGCACCGCCCGATCCTCCTGCTCGACGAGCCTTTCGCCGCGCTCGATCCCGGCATGCGCGCCGAGATGCGGACACTCATCAGCGATCTGCACGAGGAGGAAGGCAACACGATACTGATGATCACGCATCATCCCGATGACGTGAGGGCGCTCGCCGACAGCGTTCTTTTCCTCGACCGGGGCCGGATTGTCGCCCATGATGAAGTCGATCGGTTTCTCGGGCGCCGCGACATCACGGCCATCAACCGGTTCCTCGGCAAGGAGGGATGACGACCTGTTCGCGGCGGCCGATCCGACGTCGGACGAACTAAATTCGCCGGACGCCACAATTTGACCGCCGCGCCGTGCGAGGCGCGGGAGACACCAGCGGGTATCTCGCAAAATTCGCGCATCCGTTGCTGCGATACCACGGGGCAACTATTTCTACTGGGGTCGGGCTAGGCAGGCGGCGCTGAAATCGGATACAGCAGAATCCTGGCTGAAACACCCGCGCCGGTGCGCCGCATCCGGCTGAAAAAGTAGGACTTTTCGCCGATTGCGATGAATGGCTTCGAGCCGCGGGTCGCGCCGGCGGATGGGGACGGGCTGAGGCATGATAAGGCAGGCAGTCATGAATGGCTGGTTTCCGCGGCGGCATGGAGCCGTGCGCGCACGAGCGCTGGTCGCATTGGGTGCCACGACGCTGATGGCTGGCTGCCAATCCGTCATCGAGCAGACCTACGAGCCCACCGTTTCGCCATCTTCGAATCCGCAGATCGTCGAGGAAGTGCAGAAGAACGACCCGCGGGCCCAGCTCGGTGCGCGCGAGCATCCGCGCATCGTGGCGAGCTACGGCGGAGAATACCGCGACGCCAAGACCGAGCGGCTGGTCGCCCGGATCACCGGCGCCCTGACGGCGGTTTCGGAAAACCCGCAGCAATCCTACCGCATCACCATTCTCAACTCGCCGGCAATCAACGCCTTCGCGCTTCCGGGCGGCTACCTCTACGTGACGCGCGGCCTGCTGGCGCTCGCCAACGACGCCGCGGAAGTGGCCGCCGTGCTCTCGCACGAGATGGCGCATGTGACGGCAAATCACGGCATCCAGCGCCAGCAGCGCGAGGAGGCGGAGGTGATCGCCAGCCGCGTCGTCTCCGAGGTGCTCTCCTCCGATCTTGCCGGCAAGCAGGCGCTTGCCCGCGGCAAGCTGCGCCTTGCCGCCTTCTCGCGCAATCAGGAACTGCAGGCCGACGTGATCGGCGTCCGCATGCTGGGCGAGGCGGGATACGACCCCTATTCGGCGGCGCGCTTCCTCGATTCCATGGCCGCCTATAGCCGCTTCAGCGCGGTCGATCCGGAGGCGGACCAGAGCCTCGACTTCCTGTCGAGCCACCCCAACGCGCCGCAACGCGTCGATCTCGCGCGCCGGCATGCCCGTGCCTTCGGCCCCGAGGGGACGAGCGGCGATCGCGGGCGCGACTATTATCTCGCCGGCATCGACGGTATCCTCTATGGCGACAGCCCGCAGGAGGGCTATGTCCGCGGACAGACCTTCCTGCACGGCCAGCTCGGCATACGCTTCGACGTGCCCACCGGCTTCCAGATCGACAACAAGGCCGAGGCGGTGCTTGCCACCGGCCCGGGCGAGGTCGCCATTCGTTTCGACGGCATCGCCGATACGAGCCGGCGCAGCCTCACCGACTACATCGCCAGCGGCTGGGTCACGGGCCTGAAACCCGATACGATCCGCCCGATCACCGTCAACGGCCTCGAGGCCGCAACGGCGCGCGCATCGGCCGACCGCTGGGATTTCGACGTCACGGTGATCAGGTTCGGCGAGCGCATCTACCGCTTCCTGACGGCCGTTCCGAAAGGCTCGAGCGCACTCGAGCCGACGGCAAACCAGTTGCGAACCTCCTTCCGCCGCATGACGTCCGGCGAGGTCCAGTCGTTGAAGCCGCTGCGCATTCGGGTGGTCACGGTCAGGTCCGGCGATACGATCGCGACCCTTGCGGCCCGCATGATGGGTACGGACCGCAAGCTCGACCTTTTCCGGCTGATCAATGCGATGCAGATCACATCGACGGTCAGACCCGGCGACAAGGTGAAGATCATTTCGGAGTGAGGCGGCGTAACGGCGCCGCAGCCGCGACCTTCTCCCCGCTCGCGGGGAGAAGAGGACTCATGCCGCCGTTTCGCCTCTCAGTCGCTCAATTGAGCATTGGCGAGGCCGAGGCTCGTCGCTCGGGCCCGCCCG
This window contains:
- a CDS encoding M48 family metalloprotease, whose product is MNGWFPRRHGAVRARALVALGATTLMAGCQSVIEQTYEPTVSPSSNPQIVEEVQKNDPRAQLGAREHPRIVASYGGEYRDAKTERLVARITGALTAVSENPQQSYRITILNSPAINAFALPGGYLYVTRGLLALANDAAEVAAVLSHEMAHVTANHGIQRQQREEAEVIASRVVSEVLSSDLAGKQALARGKLRLAAFSRNQELQADVIGVRMLGEAGYDPYSAARFLDSMAAYSRFSAVDPEADQSLDFLSSHPNAPQRVDLARRHARAFGPEGTSGDRGRDYYLAGIDGILYGDSPQEGYVRGQTFLHGQLGIRFDVPTGFQIDNKAEAVLATGPGEVAIRFDGIADTSRRSLTDYIASGWVTGLKPDTIRPITVNGLEAATARASADRWDFDVTVIRFGERIYRFLTAVPKGSSALEPTANQLRTSFRRMTSGEVQSLKPLRIRVVTVRSGDTIATLAARMMGTDRKLDLFRLINAMQITSTVRPGDKVKIISE
- the thiP gene encoding thiamine/thiamine pyrophosphate ABC transporter permease ThiP, whose translation is MSGTKESKMTIAAGAFALGGILLFVGLAGAALLAQSAGSADAGPLFDAYIWRITRFTLLQASLSTLLAILFAIPVARALARQASFPGRIWVLRLLALPLGLPAIVAALGLIEIWGRQGLLNRVLSAAGLEQPVSIYGLSGILIAHVFFNMPLAARLMLAGIERIPAEYWRSCANLGMGSFATFRFIEWPVIRGLLPGIAGLIFMLCATSFTLVLTLGGGPAASTLEVAIYQALRFDFDPPRAIALSALQLALTGALLLALKLIAPAPLEGETSGRAIRRFDGASGLSRLADRTWLVLAVVLIGLPFAAIAYGGSKADLVRLVSEPAFRRALAMSATIALVSATISVVIAALMIRTERLALARRRPGPAARLFAGGIGASTSFILLMPPVVLGAGWFLLLRPFGDVARFAPAVVIAINALMALPFVHRVLAPAMATHAARTARLAASLGIGGFHRLLWIDWPGLRKPLFVAFSFAMALSLGDLGAVALFGSEDMVTLPYLLYSRMGSYRTADAAGLALVLGLLCLVLTVLGTAGEERRPEGKYT
- the thiQ gene encoding thiamine ABC transporter ATP-binding protein → MSSTALAVKDVEISFETTTLAFDCTVPAERIVAVAGASGSGKSTLFNIIAGFEQPERGEVRIFGEEMTGRPPAERPVSIIFQEHNLFAHLDAATNVGFGISPALRLDAADRMKVEDALARVGLAGFGKRLPPTLSGGERQRVALARAFVRHRPILLLDEPFAALDPGMRAEMRTLISDLHEEEGNTILMITHHPDDVRALADSVLFLDRGRIVAHDEVDRFLGRRDITAINRFLGKEG